One genomic segment of Anguilla anguilla isolate fAngAng1 chromosome 2, fAngAng1.pri, whole genome shotgun sequence includes these proteins:
- the si:dkey-94l16.4 gene encoding retinoic acid-induced protein 1 isoform X1, translating to MDSGCLNIIKIPRNLYVPSYPVDMEPPPSGQSGGLHPQDRAPCSLTTVFDLTRKGEESLLKTNSMDTIHVVKGPSWYNVNPVTNKGPLFPENASDHTPLPSEQIQPDDAFSNTTVTLSYVNRSHVFSSHDSLSQLHPLCGVSSISRKLSRHSSSFETDTMLTEAGRGGLCVEVGQGFLSHAARPVGLAAESSLFETEEQAQIIESVTGQQAIEVNGKQAASTWGMDNIKLAHGDSPEKCLSSQEKDKGGCMQNGMGSGPWNLESHEEKCSESLITGTEGAQKKCDSEVLLLISRTDDPIFLQDHRGPRNFLCSSLNGDYVSPLDDPLSPSTTSVDDMEDVFILPQTLNSPSGENSFTDEAANITEENLVEGEPCSDLSVTPSTLTAVVGASSLQSTCSHEDVIEMSISRNGIHAVLSAVPEPYVESPEMGDSVPNGKERIPVQKKLRTPDLLNGNAQEDGRRFERKKLPPRSRRGMRLEAIVQNITPSRHKVTSSAHSTKKHCSPKTQTNEMHSASIGQGIFNSAGSHNYKEKEDCPEEQPTVKSASLQEDTGNIYLDHSNSKKSTSGSEHASISKPQHCSTSPKPCKPPYSDVRETENGQSCASPAKCSPRQARSRALPVPKVCQKSPTKQLSASTSSKATHSTKKTHKAKRKRKKCKAGQSSMFSPKEPEIKLKYVNYKEEKRDKLEAFSPFVHMEVKEYSTCTVINYPEEESARLKKGQQQVCSSFISGAVPSTSCLQLGRLSTESKRQSSLVCSLCGKSANSLDLGDLHGPYYPENFKPALKAHLGLQGLKGEEDDSDSDSSCSAAGSKRSRAAGSWPQRPCHRLKQEAVLGACSKWDSDSDASQSPLAKKPRTESAAGDWYSPPVVPLDTSEYWVHEDCGIWSAGVFLVKGKLYGLEEAVRLAKQTVCSTCHEMGATLGCFFKGCPNKYHYACAVQSDCVLNEDNFSMKCTKHKNKSVRASSVNRLDNR from the exons TTGATATGGAACCCCCACCTTCTGGCCAGTCAGGTGGTTTACACCCTCAAGATCGCGCCCCGTGCAGCCTGACCACTGTGTTTGACCTTACAAGGAAAGGTGAAGAAAGTCTGCTGAAAACCAACTCCATGGACACTATACATGTGGTCAAGGGACCCAGCTGGTACAACGTCAATCCTGTGACTAACAAGGGACCACTGTTTCCAGAAAACGCCTCTGACCATACGCCTCTGCCAAGTGAGCAGATCCAGCCAGACGACGCCTTTTCAAACACGACTGTCACTCTGTCTTATGTGAACAGGTCTCATGTTTTCTCTTCCCATGATTCCCTCTCGCAGCTGCACCCACTTTGTGGTGTTTCGTCCATCAGTAGAAAACTGTCCCGCCACTCCTCTTCCTTTGAAACAGACACAATGCTAACCGAAGCTGGTAGAGGGGGTCTTTGCGTGGAGGTTGGCCAAGGCTTCCTGTCACATGCTGCTAGGCCTGTTGGACTAGCAGCAGAGTCCTCTCTTTTTGAGACTGAAGAGCAGGCTCAGATTATTGAGAGTGTAACAGGGCAGCAAGCTATCGAGGTGAATGGAAAGCAAGCTGCCAGTACTTGGGGCATGGACAATATTAAGCTTGCTCATGGTGACAGCCCTGAGAAATGCTTGTCATCTCAGGAAAAGGACAAAGGTGGTTGTATGCAAAATGGTATGGGCAGTGGTCCATGGAATCTCGAGTCACATGAGGAAAAATGCTCAGAGAGCCTGATAACAGGTACAGAAGGAGCGCAGAAGAAGTGTGACTCTGAAGTGCTTTTGTTGATTTCTAGAACTGATGATCCAATCTTTTTGCAGGACCACAGAGGTCCTAGAAACTTTTTGTGCAGTTCCTTGAATGGGGACTATGTTAGTCCTTTAGATGATCCTCTGTCCCCCTCTACTACCTCTGTGGATGACATGgaagatgttttcattttgcctCAGACACTAAATTCTCCCAGTGGAGAGAATTCCTTCACAGATGAAGCAGCGAACATCACTGAGGAGAATCTAGTGGAGGGGGAACCTTGTTCTGATCTTTCTGTAACACCGTCTACTCTTACAGCTGTAGTAGGGGCAAGTTCCCTGCAAAGCACCTGCAGTCATGAGGATGTCATAGAAATGTCCATCAGTAGAAATGGAATACATGCAGTGCTGTCAGCTGTGCCAGAACCATATGTTGAGTCACCTGAGATGGGCGATAGTGTGCCCAATGGAAAAGAAAGGATTCCAGTCCAGAAAAAGTTGAGGACACCTGATCTTTTAAATGGGAATGCACAGGAGGATGGCAGGAGGTTTGAAAGGAAAAAACTTCCACCTCGCTCCAGGCGGGGGATGAGGTTAGAGGCTATTGTTCAGAACATCACCCCTTCCAGGCATAAAGTGACCAGCAGTGCccattccacaaaaaaacactgcagtcctAAAACTCAGACCAATGAAATGCATTCGGCAAGTATTGGCCAAGGCATTTTTAATTCTGCAGGCAGCCACAActataaagaaaaagaagactGTCCAGAGGAGCAGCCCACTGTAAAGTCAGCATCCTTGCAAGAGGATACAGGTAACATTTACCTAGACCATTCCAACAGCAAGAAGTCTACCTCAGGTTCTGAACATGCAAGCATTTCCAAACCTCAACACTGCAGCACATCTCCGAAGCCATGTAAACCACCTTACTCTGATGTGAGGGAAACGGAAAATGGGCAATCCTGCGCTTCACCAGCTAAGTGCTCTCCAAGGCAGGCTCGATCAAGAGCACTGCCTGTGCCAAAAGTGTGTCAGAAAAGCCCCACCAAGCAGCTCAGTGCTTCAACAAGCAGCAAAGCCACACATAGTACCAAGAAAACCCATAAAGCAAAAAGGAAGCGAAAGAAATGCAAAGCCGGGCAGTCTTCTATGTTTTCCCCAAAAGAGCCGGAAATCAAGCTGAAGTATGTGAACTACAAGGAGGAGAAAAGGGATAAGTTGGAAGCGTTCTCTCCGTTCGTCCACATGGAGGTCAAGGAGTACTCCACCTGCACGGTCATCAACTATCCTGAGGAGGAAAGTGCACGGCTGAAGAAAGGACAGCAGcaggtgtgcagcagcttcattTCTGGTGCAGTTCCCTCCACCTCTTGTTTACAGCTGGGCCGGCTCAGCACCGAGAGCAAGCGGCAGAGCTCTCTGGTCTGCAGCCTGTGTGGCAAGTCGGCTAATTCCTTGGACTTGGGGGATCTGCATGGACCTTACTATCCCGAAAACTTCAAACCTGCCCTGAAGGCCCACCTCGGCCTGCAGGGCCTGAAGGGCGAGGAGGACGACAGCGACTCGGACTCGTCATGCAGCGCGGCGGGCAGTAAGCGTTCTCGCGCCGCAGGCTCCTGGCCCCAAAGGCCGTGCCACAGGCTGAAGCAGGAGGCAGTTCTGGGAGCTTGCAGCAAatgggacagtgacagtgacgcCTCACAGAGCCCCTTAGCCAAGAAGCCCCGGACAGAATCTGCTGCAGGGGACTGGTACAGCCCCCCTGTGGTGCCCCTAGACACCAGCGAATACTGGGTTCACGAGGACTGTGGCATATGGTCGGCAGGTGTCTTTCTGGTGAAAGGAAAGCTCTATGGGCTGGAAGAAGCTGTTCGGCTGGCAAAACAGACC GTTTGTTCCACGTGCCATGAAATGGGTGCAACGCTGGGGTGCTTTTTCAAAGGGTGCCCAAATAAATATCACTACGCCTGTGCAGTGCAGTCAG ACTGTGTTCTCAATGAAGACAATTTCTCCATGAAATGTACAAAGCACAAG aatAAGTCGGTCAGAGCTTCTTCAGTCAATAGACTGGATAACAGGtga